Proteins co-encoded in one Anabaena sphaerica FACHB-251 genomic window:
- a CDS encoding PfaD family polyunsaturated fatty acid/polyketide biosynthesis protein, whose protein sequence is MFNTENSLNQDNHLQLSNLFINHHQTWQGNFNNVSFDAEKIKLKLRNLESPCYIVRNEGRIGITNEGSLSHASNGKTAQMEMLMAVPPLAIQQLGDASFLNFYGVKYAYMTGAMAQGIASEEMVIALGKERILSVFGAGGLSPSRVETAINKIQQALDQKPYAFNLLHSPSEPAIERRSIDLYLKYQVRIIEASAFLDLTDNIVYYRASGLSLNSANQIQIKNKVIAKVSRREVATKFLQPAPTKILQQLVEQGLISELQATLASKIPIADDITVEADSGGHTDNRPLICLLPSILELRDEIQNKYRYEKPVRIGVAGGISTPKSALAAFIMGAAYVVTGSINQSCIEAGTSQYTKALLAQAEMADVMMAPAADMFEMGVKLQVLKRGTLFPLRAQKLYELYKNYNSIEEIPPAEREKLEKQILKKSVQEVWQETVNYLSQRNPDKLTKAASNSKLKMALIFRWYLGLSSRWSNTGEKGREIDYQIWCGPAMGSFNDWVRGSYLSEPKNRQVVEVADNIMTGATFLYRIQNLKIQGLQIPDEYSQYLPVGL, encoded by the coding sequence ATGTTCAATACAGAAAATAGCTTGAATCAAGACAATCATCTCCAGTTGTCTAACTTATTTATCAACCATCATCAAACTTGGCAGGGTAATTTTAATAATGTTTCTTTTGATGCCGAAAAAATTAAATTAAAACTGAGGAATTTAGAATCTCCCTGTTATATAGTTAGAAATGAAGGGAGAATTGGCATCACAAACGAAGGTAGTTTATCTCATGCCAGTAACGGTAAAACAGCCCAAATGGAAATGTTAATGGCTGTTCCACCCTTAGCAATTCAACAATTAGGTGATGCAAGCTTTCTCAACTTTTACGGCGTAAAATATGCCTATATGACTGGTGCAATGGCTCAGGGAATTGCTTCCGAAGAAATGGTAATTGCACTAGGGAAAGAAAGAATTTTAAGTGTCTTTGGTGCCGGAGGTTTATCTCCTTCCCGTGTCGAGACAGCCATTAACAAAATTCAGCAAGCCTTAGATCAAAAACCTTACGCTTTTAACTTACTCCATAGTCCTAGTGAACCAGCCATTGAACGTCGTAGCATTGATTTATATCTCAAATATCAAGTCCGAATTATTGAAGCCTCTGCATTTTTAGATTTAACTGACAACATTGTTTACTATCGAGCCTCTGGCTTAAGTTTAAATTCAGCCAATCAAATCCAAATCAAAAATAAAGTCATCGCCAAAGTTTCCCGCCGCGAAGTGGCCACTAAATTTCTGCAACCTGCACCCACAAAAATCCTCCAACAATTAGTTGAACAAGGTTTAATTAGTGAATTACAAGCCACTCTTGCCAGTAAAATTCCCATAGCGGATGATATCACCGTAGAAGCAGATTCTGGAGGCCATACAGATAATCGTCCCCTGATATGTTTATTACCTTCCATCTTAGAATTACGAGATGAAATTCAAAATAAATATAGGTATGAAAAACCCGTAAGAATTGGCGTAGCCGGCGGAATTTCTACACCAAAATCAGCCTTAGCTGCCTTTATCATGGGTGCTGCCTATGTTGTCACAGGCTCCATTAATCAATCCTGTATTGAAGCCGGAACTTCTCAATACACCAAAGCATTATTAGCTCAAGCCGAAATGGCTGATGTGATGATGGCTCCCGCCGCAGATATGTTTGAAATGGGCGTAAAATTGCAAGTTCTCAAACGTGGTACACTCTTTCCTCTCCGCGCTCAAAAATTATATGAACTTTACAAAAACTACAACTCAATTGAAGAAATTCCCCCAGCAGAAAGAGAGAAATTAGAAAAGCAAATTTTGAAAAAAAGTGTGCAAGAAGTTTGGCAAGAAACAGTTAATTATTTATCACAACGTAACCCTGATAAATTAACCAAAGCAGCGAGTAATAGTAAACTGAAAATGGCTCTAATTTTTCGTTGGTATTTAGGACTGTCTTCTCGTTGGTCTAACACTGGAGAAAAAGGTCGAGAAATTGATTATCAAATTTGGTGTGGACCCGCAATGGGTAGCTTTAATGATTGGGTGAGAGGTTCATACTTATCTGAACCAAAAAATCGCCAAGTGGTAGAAGTTGCTGATAACATTATGACAGGAGCAACATTTTTATACCGCATCCAAAACTTAAAAATTCAAGGACTACAAATTCCGGATGAATACAGTCAATATCTTCCAGTAGGATTATGA
- a CDS encoding phthiocerol/phthiodiolone dimycocerosyl transferase family protein, with protein MPDNRQLSSLEAAMEILNSRAKTWNLVTISRINGNLQEAVLRQALDIIQYRHPRLNSRIIHFRNRFHFLTAGTKKIRLQIVHNLDEEQWQEVVNQEMNQAIDSSKCLMRVVLVPIKSQPKISYLITTLHHAISDGLSSIQLHSEILTYYQRLTSGHTIQKLTTLEPLPPIEKLLPKHTQGWKGNINRFLLLLKLGFQKLYNQPQTLGFEKNAPIHKRSSEIIHRQLHPDLTEKFLQSCQQENTTVQSALCALLMLTVARKIIKANQKSVRVNCLSYLDLRRRLQPAISEENLAVLATSMMGFHTIKRNTSLWEIARKVKQNLEVGIKHGDIFNIVLIAKYLINFCLIFPQQVAATVSVSNIGNVKIPKTYGELELEEISFASSHSLYAGMFVIHVATFQGKMLLNFVFSQPSISRETMEEMVNQVISSIFNLSSNTLHIRGT; from the coding sequence ATGCCAGACAACAGACAATTAAGCAGTCTGGAAGCAGCAATGGAAATCCTCAATAGCCGTGCTAAAACCTGGAATTTAGTTACTATTAGTCGCATTAACGGCAACCTTCAAGAAGCAGTTCTCAGACAAGCTTTAGATATTATTCAATATCGCCATCCTCGTCTAAATTCTCGAATTATCCATTTTAGAAATCGTTTCCATTTTCTAACCGCAGGTACAAAAAAAATTCGTTTGCAAATTGTTCATAATTTAGATGAGGAACAATGGCAAGAAGTTGTTAATCAAGAAATGAATCAGGCAATTGATAGTAGCAAGTGTCTGATGAGAGTTGTACTAGTTCCTATCAAGTCTCAGCCAAAAATTAGTTATCTAATTACAACCTTGCACCACGCAATTTCTGATGGTTTATCAAGCATTCAACTTCACTCAGAAATTTTAACTTATTACCAAAGACTTACATCTGGTCACACCATTCAAAAACTTACTACGTTAGAACCATTACCACCCATTGAAAAACTACTACCCAAACATACACAAGGTTGGAAAGGAAATATCAACAGATTTTTACTGCTGTTAAAACTGGGGTTTCAAAAACTTTACAACCAACCACAAACATTAGGGTTTGAAAAAAATGCACCCATTCATAAACGGAGTAGTGAAATTATTCACAGACAACTTCACCCAGACTTAACAGAAAAGTTTTTGCAATCTTGCCAACAAGAAAACACCACAGTACAGAGTGCTTTATGTGCCTTACTTATGTTGACAGTAGCTAGAAAAATTATCAAAGCTAATCAAAAATCTGTCCGAGTAAATTGCTTATCATATCTTGACTTACGCAGACGCTTACAACCAGCAATTAGTGAAGAGAATCTAGCAGTTTTAGCTACCTCTATGATGGGGTTTCACACCATAAAAAGAAATACATCCTTGTGGGAAATAGCACGGAAAGTAAAACAAAATTTAGAAGTGGGAATCAAGCATGGTGATATTTTCAATATTGTATTAATTGCCAAGTACCTTATCAATTTTTGTTTGATCTTTCCCCAACAAGTAGCCGCTACAGTTTCAGTATCTAATATTGGCAATGTCAAGATTCCCAAAACTTATGGTGAATTGGAACTAGAAGAAATCAGTTTTGCAAGTTCTCATTCTTTGTATGCAGGTATGTTTGTGATTCATGTGGCAACTTTTCAAGGCAAAATGCTGTTAAACTTTGTATTTTCTCAACCTTCAATTAGTCGGGAGACAATGGAAGAAATGGTAAACCAAGTAATATCTTCCATCTTTAATCTCTCATCCAATACCTTACATATTAGAGGTACATAA
- a CDS encoding phosphopantetheine-binding protein, with amino-acid sequence MSENLYTTPVEKADNTANIQAWLVANISYILGVKPEEIDIREPLDSYGLDSSQAMILASKAEKFLGFKLSLIHLWYYPTIEELAKRLAEELENSESEILQI; translated from the coding sequence ATGAGTGAAAATCTTTATACAACACCTGTAGAAAAGGCTGATAATACCGCAAATATTCAAGCTTGGCTAGTTGCTAATATTTCCTATATTCTGGGAGTTAAACCAGAGGAAATAGATATTCGAGAACCGTTAGATAGCTACGGTTTAGATTCATCACAAGCCATGATTCTTGCGAGTAAAGCTGAAAAATTTCTGGGATTTAAATTATCTCTAATTCATTTGTGGTATTATCCCACCATTGAAGAACTGGCAAAACGTTTGGCTGAAGAATTAGAAAATTCAGAATCAGAAATTTTGCAGATTTAA
- a CDS encoding NAD-dependent epimerase/dehydratase family protein, with amino-acid sequence MNIASKTLLITGIDNFIGLRAAELALERGLKVRGLQTSGKREKNTTNLDADLLIGNITDVNIAQKACQGVDIVFHAEQLSEESGDINKFREINVVGTLNMAKAAKDAGVKIFVHLSSVLVYGFNYPNQVTESGLLSGENNPYCQTKIEAESALLKLNSPPDFNIIIIRAGDVYGPGSIPWVVRPLLLMRQNFFAYANDGKGVSNHLYIDNLIEALFLAVEKEPSGEIFNITDGQETSWKEYFAHLAAIEGLATFMSLPKDELKLLLQVRRQGQKLLRKKADILPESLDFITRPYAYSITKAKTILGYQPKIDLKEGMLRTHEWLKKTDIQELI; translated from the coding sequence ATGAACATCGCTTCAAAAACATTGCTGATTACGGGAATCGATAATTTTATTGGTTTACGTGCTGCTGAATTAGCTTTAGAACGGGGTCTGAAAGTTCGTGGTTTACAAACTTCTGGGAAAAGAGAAAAAAATACCACTAACTTGGACGCTGATTTACTGATTGGTAATATAACAGATGTTAACATTGCCCAAAAAGCTTGTCAGGGAGTAGATATTGTTTTTCATGCAGAACAATTGTCAGAAGAAAGCGGCGACATTAATAAATTTCGGGAAATAAATGTTGTTGGTACACTGAATATGGCAAAAGCCGCCAAAGATGCTGGAGTTAAAATTTTTGTGCATCTTTCCAGTGTGCTAGTTTATGGCTTTAATTATCCTAATCAAGTTACAGAATCAGGTTTGCTTTCAGGAGAAAATAACCCCTATTGCCAGACGAAAATAGAAGCCGAATCAGCACTTTTAAAATTGAATTCACCCCCAGATTTTAATATTATTATCATCCGTGCTGGTGATGTTTATGGTCCAGGTAGTATTCCTTGGGTAGTGCGTCCACTTTTATTGATGCGCCAAAATTTCTTTGCTTATGCCAATGATGGTAAAGGTGTAAGTAATCATCTCTATATAGATAACCTCATTGAGGCTCTTTTTTTGGCTGTTGAAAAAGAACCATCTGGAGAAATATTTAATATCACAGATGGGCAAGAAACTTCTTGGAAAGAGTATTTCGCACATTTAGCTGCAATTGAAGGTTTAGCAACTTTCATGTCTTTGCCCAAAGATGAACTTAAATTATTGTTGCAAGTGCGTCGTCAAGGACAGAAACTATTGCGAAAAAAAGCTGATATTCTGCCAGAATCTCTAGATTTTATCACTCGTCCTTATGCCTATTCCATTACCAAAGCTAAAACTATTTTGGGTTATCAGCCAAAAATTGATTTAAAAGAGGGAATGCTTCGGACTCATGAATGGTTGAAAAAAACCGATATCCAAGAATTGATTTGA
- the pipX gene encoding transcriptional coactivator PipX — MNPDYSETYINHPTWGLLYRISMVDDNQDLFTTLYAQRLFFLVTNDVKGIKFQSIGRTEARMMLENRLRTLRRSGKSQEYDQLQSVFQRTFQ; from the coding sequence ATGAATCCAGACTACTCAGAAACTTACATCAATCATCCAACGTGGGGTTTACTATATAGGATCTCTATGGTTGATGATAACCAGGATCTGTTTACTACACTTTATGCCCAACGCTTATTTTTTTTGGTAACAAATGACGTTAAAGGTATTAAATTTCAGTCGATTGGACGGACTGAAGCGAGAATGATGCTGGAAAATCGTTTGCGTACTTTGCGTCGTAGTGGTAAGTCCCAAGAGTACGATCAGCTTCAAAGTGTTTTCCAACGCACATTCCAATGA
- a CDS encoding YggS family pyridoxal phosphate-dependent enzyme, which translates to MTSLISERIVTIRASVPSSVRLIAVSKQVPTELMREAYAAGIRDFAESRIQEAASKQTQLQDLPDITWHFIGNLQSNKAKKALELFDWIHSVDNLHIAQRLDTLAQQLGVSPLVCLQVKILPDPHKSGWMIPDLLADLAALNQCKNLQIQGLMTIPPRGLDEGKIFNVFNDTRNLAQEIASQGWGNIKMQHLSMGMSGDYQLAIQAGATMVRLGTILFGHRFQLAKI; encoded by the coding sequence ATGACTAGTTTGATTAGTGAACGTATTGTTACCATTCGTGCCTCGGTTCCTTCTTCAGTGCGATTAATTGCTGTTAGTAAGCAAGTTCCAACCGAACTGATGCGGGAAGCATACGCCGCAGGCATTCGTGATTTTGCTGAAAGTCGCATCCAAGAAGCTGCCAGTAAACAAACGCAGTTGCAGGATCTGCCGGATATTACTTGGCACTTCATTGGAAATTTACAAAGCAACAAAGCCAAAAAAGCTCTGGAATTATTTGATTGGATTCACTCAGTAGATAATCTACACATAGCCCAGCGTCTGGATACCCTGGCGCAACAGCTGGGAGTGAGTCCCCTGGTTTGCCTACAAGTCAAAATTCTCCCCGATCCTCACAAGTCAGGTTGGATGATACCAGATCTATTAGCTGACTTGGCGGCACTTAACCAATGTAAAAATTTGCAAATTCAAGGTTTGATGACAATTCCCCCTCGTGGCTTGGATGAGGGGAAAATCTTTAATGTGTTTAATGATACCAGGAATTTAGCTCAGGAAATTGCATCACAAGGATGGGGAAATATCAAAATGCAGCATCTATCTATGGGTATGTCTGGAGATTATCAATTGGCAATACAAGCAGGTGCAACAATGGTAAGGCTAGGGACTATTTTGTTTGGGCATCGCTTCCAACTTGCCAAGATCTAA
- a CDS encoding cell division protein SepF translates to MNNIFSKLRDFVGLNEQVEYEYYEEEPDTDSYQNLYQQENAQPAPQENPAPNRRWREPAPTMGEEVAAAGSKPMSNVIGMPGAINGISEVLVLEPRTFEEMPQAIQALRERKSVVLNLTIMDPDQAQRAVDFVAGGTYALDGHQERIGESIFLFTPSCVQVSTQGGFLHEVPQPPARPVRPTGATPTWGSEVNRMAQ, encoded by the coding sequence ATGAACAATATATTTTCCAAACTTAGGGATTTTGTGGGTTTGAACGAGCAAGTAGAATACGAATACTACGAAGAGGAGCCAGATACCGATAGCTACCAAAATCTGTATCAGCAAGAAAATGCTCAACCTGCTCCACAAGAAAACCCTGCTCCCAATCGACGTTGGCGCGAACCCGCTCCTACAATGGGAGAAGAAGTAGCAGCAGCAGGATCAAAGCCTATGAGTAATGTGATTGGTATGCCAGGCGCAATTAATGGAATTTCTGAAGTTTTAGTCCTCGAACCCCGCACTTTTGAAGAAATGCCCCAGGCAATTCAAGCATTACGAGAGCGCAAGTCTGTAGTATTAAACTTGACTATTATGGACCCAGATCAGGCTCAACGGGCAGTAGATTTTGTTGCCGGTGGTACTTACGCGCTTGATGGACATCAAGAGCGCATTGGCGAAAGTATCTTTTTGTTTACACCCAGTTGCGTGCAAGTCAGCACTCAAGGCGGTTTTTTACATGAAGTACCCCAACCACCAGCACGTCCGGTTCGTCCCACAGGTGCAACTCCAACTTGGGGCAGCGAAGTCAACCGCATGGCACAATAA
- the proC gene encoding pyrroline-5-carboxylate reductase, which produces MTIKFGLIGGGVMGEALLSRLIARGIYQGSEVIVSEPQAARGSFLQQQYGVTVTTDNCLVLSQSQEAVMLAVKPQVFSAIAQELADILPVEHSPLIISILAGVPLKPLEAAFPQLPVVRAMPNTPATVGAGMTAICLGAYTQPRHQQTAQEIFSAVGEVVEVPESLMDAVTGLSGSGPAYVALMIEALADGGVAVGLPRAVAKQLALHTVLGTAKLIEETKIHPAELKDRVTSPGGTTIAGVSELEKAGFRSALIQAVKAAAHRSQELGKG; this is translated from the coding sequence ATGACTATTAAATTTGGTTTAATTGGTGGCGGGGTAATGGGAGAAGCTCTCTTATCCCGCCTTATTGCGCGGGGAATTTATCAGGGTTCTGAAGTCATAGTCAGTGAACCCCAAGCCGCTCGCGGGAGTTTCCTACAGCAGCAATATGGGGTAACTGTAACGACGGATAATTGTCTGGTGTTATCTCAGTCTCAAGAAGCTGTAATGTTGGCTGTCAAGCCTCAAGTGTTTAGTGCGATCGCTCAAGAATTAGCAGATATATTACCTGTAGAACATTCACCCCTAATTATTTCTATTTTGGCGGGTGTGCCTTTAAAACCTCTAGAAGCAGCTTTTCCCCAATTGCCAGTTGTTCGCGCTATGCCCAATACTCCTGCTACAGTGGGAGCAGGAATGACGGCTATTTGTTTAGGTGCTTACACTCAGCCCAGACATCAGCAAACAGCACAGGAAATTTTTTCCGCTGTGGGGGAAGTTGTCGAAGTTCCAGAATCTTTAATGGATGCTGTGACAGGGTTATCTGGTAGTGGCCCTGCTTATGTAGCGTTAATGATCGAAGCCTTAGCTGATGGGGGTGTGGCGGTGGGTTTACCTAGAGCAGTGGCTAAACAGTTAGCTTTGCATACGGTATTGGGAACGGCTAAACTCATAGAAGAAACAAAAATCCACCCCGCAGAATTGAAAGATAGAGTTACCAGTCCTGGGGGGACGACTATTGCAGGAGTGAGCGAGTTAGAAAAGGCTGGGTTTCGTTCTGCTTTAATTCAAGCTGTGAAAGCTGCTGCTCATCGTTCTCAGGAGTTGGGGAAAGGATAA
- a CDS encoding restriction endonuclease subunit S, which translates to MSNSIFRLEDLVQIYQGVTLKRYENELGSQEPIINSRNLEQIYIGGELSIAQLDSSNLSRYRLHTDDVVITIRGTPLKASLVTDEVKGSLPHQNLAVLRVKAENLNPVFLAVLMRSKWLETQISTLYSQSIGTQLLKISQLRELEIPLPSLDRQNQLAQLFLAAEHYTQITLEILVQRNHLTQLALSQILEGVQ; encoded by the coding sequence ATGTCTAATTCTATTTTTCGACTTGAAGATTTAGTACAGATATATCAAGGAGTTACTCTCAAACGCTATGAAAACGAACTTGGTTCACAAGAACCTATTATTAACTCACGAAATCTTGAGCAAATATATATAGGTGGTGAACTAAGCATTGCTCAACTTGATTCTTCTAATCTCTCTCGGTACAGATTACATACTGATGACGTAGTTATTACAATTAGAGGAACTCCCCTGAAAGCATCATTGGTGACAGATGAAGTAAAAGGTAGCTTGCCACATCAAAACTTGGCAGTTTTACGGGTAAAGGCAGAAAATCTTAATCCAGTATTTTTAGCTGTGTTGATGCGCTCAAAATGGTTAGAAACACAAATTAGCACCTTATATAGTCAATCTATCGGAACTCAGTTGTTAAAAATTTCACAGTTGCGAGAGTTGGAGATACCATTACCTAGTTTGGATAGACAAAACCAATTAGCTCAACTCTTTTTAGCTGCTGAACATTACACTCAAATTACATTAGAAATACTAGTACAACGGAATCATTTAACTCAATTAGCTTTATCTCAAATTTTAGAAGGAGTACAATGA
- a CDS encoding HsdM family class I SAM-dependent methyltransferase encodes MITLKDLIQKLWSAADILRGHFPASDYNKYLLRLLLLKHLSDVVDENNNLSLFVVTDRCHWSYLHSVNKDIGQALNIASQEIEYHNPNLEKIFTSIDFENKYHSLGSAQYEMILRQLIQHFSYLNLGYNNLAEPDILGKACEYLIEKFAGDSGKYSAESYTPNKIAQLLVNLLGLEKGMTICDPVCGFGGFLTGYVNYIKQRGLNIEDISFYGQERNLETWVIAKINLLFHNIFNCDIRWGDTIRDPQLLDGKKLMIFDRVIANPPFCISHWGDDIEGFDSYYRFRYGIPPKNNGDFAFIQHILATLKNTGKAAIIVANGVLFRDGKEGSIRQRILEEDLIEAVIGLAPNLFYHTGILTNILIFNRNKAEKSKNKVLFIDASSKYQKIGRQNHLQSEHINEIVNIYHSFTDQEGYSKVVSLEEIAQNDYILNINRYVLPPKTENEKIDIKTEIIKLRELEAERIKAENDMNKYLRELGVNL; translated from the coding sequence ATGATAACTTTAAAGGATTTAATACAAAAGCTTTGGAGTGCGGCTGATATTCTACGCGGTCATTTTCCTGCCAGCGATTATAATAAATATCTACTTAGGCTATTGCTTCTGAAACATTTATCTGATGTTGTTGATGAAAACAATAACTTGAGTTTATTTGTAGTAACTGATCGTTGTCATTGGAGTTACTTACATAGTGTTAATAAAGATATTGGTCAAGCACTTAATATAGCATCTCAAGAGATTGAATATCACAATCCAAATTTGGAGAAAATTTTTACAAGTATTGACTTTGAAAATAAGTATCATAGTCTTGGTTCTGCACAATATGAAATGATACTGCGACAATTAATTCAGCATTTCTCTTATCTAAATCTTGGGTACAATAACCTTGCAGAACCAGATATATTAGGAAAGGCTTGCGAATATCTAATTGAAAAATTTGCGGGTGATTCTGGAAAATATTCAGCAGAGTCTTATACTCCAAATAAGATAGCACAATTGTTAGTTAATCTCTTAGGATTAGAAAAAGGGATGACAATTTGTGATCCTGTCTGCGGATTTGGTGGATTTCTTACTGGTTATGTCAACTATATAAAACAGCGAGGATTAAATATAGAAGATATATCCTTTTATGGACAAGAGAGAAACTTAGAAACTTGGGTGATTGCTAAAATTAATTTACTATTCCACAACATCTTTAATTGCGATATCCGATGGGGAGATACAATTCGCGATCCTCAATTATTAGATGGTAAAAAATTAATGATTTTTGATAGGGTAATTGCTAACCCCCCATTTTGTATTAGTCATTGGGGTGATGACATAGAAGGATTTGATTCTTACTATCGTTTTAGATATGGAATACCACCCAAAAACAATGGAGATTTTGCCTTTATTCAGCATATATTAGCTACATTAAAAAATACTGGTAAAGCAGCAATAATAGTGGCAAATGGTGTATTATTTCGTGATGGTAAAGAAGGTTCAATTCGCCAAAGGATTCTTGAAGAAGATTTAATTGAAGCAGTAATTGGTCTTGCACCTAATTTATTCTATCATACTGGTATTCTGACTAATATTTTAATTTTTAACCGCAATAAAGCAGAAAAAAGCAAAAATAAAGTTTTATTCATTGATGCTAGTAGCAAATATCAAAAAATTGGGCGACAAAATCATTTACAATCAGAACATATTAACGAAATTGTCAATATTTACCACTCTTTTACTGATCAAGAAGGGTATAGTAAAGTTGTATCGTTGGAAGAGATAGCACAAAATGACTATATCCTTAACATCAATCGCTATGTGCTACCTCCCAAAACCGAAAATGAAAAAATTGATATTAAGACAGAAATTATTAAGCTGCGGGAATTAGAGGCTGAACGCATTAAAGCAGAAAATGATATGAATAAATATCTGCGTGAACTGGGAGTAAATTTATGA
- a CDS encoding type II toxin-antitoxin system VapC family toxin, which translates to MYVLDTNTLIYYFKGQGQVAQNLANISAEEISIPTIVLFELQVGIAKSTSPAKRTQQLQQFLSRVKVIPFDRDAALAAATIRAELEQQGTPIGQIDVLIAGTAIALQSTLVTHNVNEFSRVSGLVIVDWY; encoded by the coding sequence ATGTACGTTTTGGATACCAACACCTTGATTTACTATTTCAAAGGTCAAGGACAAGTTGCTCAAAATCTTGCCAATATCTCTGCTGAGGAAATTAGTATTCCTACGATTGTTCTCTTTGAATTACAAGTCGGCATTGCTAAGTCCACTTCACCCGCAAAACGCACCCAACAACTTCAGCAATTTCTGAGCCGAGTTAAAGTGATTCCGTTTGATAGAGATGCTGCTCTTGCTGCTGCTACAATTCGTGCTGAGTTGGAGCAGCAAGGAACTCCCATCGGTCAAATAGATGTTTTGATTGCCGGGACAGCCATAGCACTTCAATCAACTTTGGTTACTCACAATGTCAATGAGTTTTCCAGGGTTTCGGGACTGGTAATTGTTGACTGGTACTGA
- a CDS encoding DUF2281 domain-containing protein gives MTIAEQIYALVKALPQDQADEILTFAEFIRAKHLNANQTVNQSANQFSWAELVYSLAGSWKEDFPTLEEIRAESGQDILRESL, from the coding sequence ATGACCATTGCTGAACAGATTTATGCACTCGTCAAAGCCCTTCCCCAAGATCAGGCAGATGAGATTCTGACTTTTGCTGAGTTTATCCGTGCCAAACATCTCAATGCTAACCAAACTGTGAACCAATCTGCAAACCAGTTTTCTTGGGCAGAACTCGTTTATTCACTTGCTGGAAGTTGGAAAGAGGACTTTCCTACATTAGAAGAGATACGCGCTGAATCGGGACAAGACATCTTGCGGGAGAGCCTCTAG